A window from Flavobacterium sp. 83 encodes these proteins:
- a CDS encoding mechanosensitive ion channel family protein, protein MLFLNDFTRELIGTGIVLVFLISLRIISTKLVRRYAKSSHTIEHRTNLVIKYIHLLINILTVSALIIIWGVQTKDIFIALSSITTVVGVAMFAQWSILSNITSGVILFFSFPFKIGDVIKIHDKDFPIEAEIEDIGAFHVYLRTHTGEMVIFPNNLLLQKGISIMKNHFDDTEFID, encoded by the coding sequence ATGCTTTTTTTAAATGATTTTACCCGAGAACTAATTGGAACTGGAATTGTTTTAGTTTTTTTAATTTCATTGCGAATTATCTCTACAAAACTGGTAAGACGCTATGCTAAATCGAGTCATACTATTGAACATAGAACTAATTTAGTCATCAAATACATTCACTTATTAATCAATATATTGACAGTAAGTGCTTTAATAATAATATGGGGAGTTCAAACTAAAGATATTTTTATTGCACTTTCCTCTATTACAACAGTTGTAGGTGTTGCCATGTTTGCACAATGGTCCATATTGAGTAACATCACATCTGGTGTTATATTGTTTTTTTCTTTTCCGTTTAAAATTGGTGATGTAATAAAAATCCATGATAAAGATTTCCCAATAGAAGCTGAGATTGAAGACATTGGGGCTTTTCATGTCTACTTAAGAACTCATACGGGAGAAATGGTTATCTTTCCTAATAATTTGCTTTTGCAAAAAGGAATTTCAATTATGAAAAATCATTTTGATGATACAGAATTTATAGATTAA
- a CDS encoding HAD family hydrolase, translating into MAKSYKEIMNDITTFIFDVDGVLTDSSVFVTNEGEILRTMNIRDGYAMKAAVESGYNVCIISGGSNEGVRVRLRNLGITDIHLGTPNKVETFDEYTDVYQINPEHVLYMGDDIPDYHVMKLVGLPACPQDASPEIKAISRYISHKNGGKGAARDVIEQVMKAQGKWMAHFNGKHD; encoded by the coding sequence ATGGCAAAAAGTTATAAAGAAATAATGAATGATATTACTACGTTTATATTTGACGTAGATGGCGTACTCACTGATAGTTCTGTTTTTGTAACCAATGAAGGAGAAATTCTGAGAACCATGAATATTCGTGACGGTTATGCTATGAAAGCAGCTGTAGAAAGCGGTTATAATGTTTGCATAATTTCGGGAGGAAGCAACGAAGGCGTTCGGGTTCGACTAAGAAATCTAGGAATTACGGATATCCATTTAGGAACACCAAATAAAGTGGAAACATTCGATGAATATACTGATGTATATCAAATTAATCCTGAACACGTTCTCTATATGGGAGATGATATTCCTGATTATCACGTAATGAAATTAGTCGGATTACCTGCTTGTCCGCAAGATGCAAGCCCAGAAATCAAGGCTATTTCAAGATATATTTCACATAAAAATGGAGGAAAAGGTGCCGCTCGTGATGTAATCGAACAAGTGATGAAAGCACAAGGAAAATGGATGGCGCATTTTAACGGGAAACACGATTAA
- a CDS encoding geranylgeranylglycerol-phosphate geranylgeranyltransferase, whose protein sequence is MFPFIKLIRYQNLLMLAFMQLVFRYGFFKFQNIPLALNDWQYTLLVLSTVLLAAGGYVINNIFDQDTDTINKPANVIVGKSISETKAYNIYVALNCAGVGIGFYLSNVIQKPGFASIFILIAATLYFYATSLKQMILIGNTVIALLLAFSVIIVGIFDLYPATYEGNQQQMAVIFSILLDYALFTFILNFIREIVKDLEDVHGDFSQGMNTLPIAIGINRTSKIIFGLSFIPILAILFYINNYLFQLQFATLYLMLSVLGPLLYFTFKIWNAKTKNEFQKLSLLLKWILLFGIVSIVVITLNMHYNA, encoded by the coding sequence ATGTTCCCATTTATAAAACTAATTCGTTATCAAAATCTGCTCATGCTTGCTTTTATGCAACTTGTTTTCAGGTATGGATTTTTTAAATTTCAGAATATTCCGTTGGCTTTAAATGACTGGCAATATACACTATTAGTCCTATCTACCGTTTTGCTTGCTGCAGGTGGATATGTTATTAATAATATATTTGATCAAGATACAGATACCATAAATAAGCCTGCCAACGTAATAGTAGGCAAAAGTATTTCAGAAACAAAAGCTTATAATATATATGTTGCGCTGAATTGTGCTGGCGTTGGTATTGGTTTTTATTTATCTAATGTTATCCAAAAACCGGGCTTTGCTTCTATTTTTATCCTCATTGCTGCTACACTGTATTTTTACGCTACAAGTCTAAAACAAATGATACTCATTGGGAATACCGTTATTGCTTTGTTGCTTGCGTTTAGTGTAATTATCGTTGGGATTTTCGATTTATATCCAGCAACTTATGAAGGCAATCAACAGCAAATGGCTGTTATTTTCTCTATTCTTCTTGACTATGCTTTGTTTACGTTTATACTTAATTTCATCAGGGAAATAGTAAAAGATTTAGAAGATGTACATGGCGATTTCAGTCAAGGAATGAATACATTACCTATTGCAATAGGAATCAATCGAACGTCAAAAATTATTTTTGGGTTAAGTTTCATTCCTATTCTGGCTATACTTTTTTACATAAACAATTATCTATTTCAGTTGCAGTTTGCCACACTTTATTTAATGCTTTCAGTATTAGGCCCGCTTCTTTATTTTACTTTTAAAATTTGGAATGCCAAAACAAAAAACGAATTTCAAAAATTGAGTTTATTACTGAAATGGATTCTCCTCTTTGGGATTGTATCCATTGTTGTAATAACTTTAAATATGCACTATAATGCTTAA
- a CDS encoding Rossmann-like and DUF2520 domain-containing protein translates to MIKVIIIGSGNVAQHLIAAFQDSQNLGSEIELVQVFSRQVANVSQLLDYGKITDDWNALTEADLCIIAVSDDSIADVSSKLPFKNRLVVHTSGSVSLNALNDNNRKGVFYPLQTFTKNKKVDFKTIPICLESENATDFQLLDKVAKSISDKVFAINSEQRKALHVAAVFVNNFTNHLYQIGSEICQENQVPFEILKPLIAETAQKIMILSPEDAQTGPAKRNDRATIEAHEAFLLNENHLKIYKTLTQSIQHNGKKL, encoded by the coding sequence ATGATTAAAGTAATAATTATTGGCTCTGGAAATGTAGCGCAACATCTGATTGCGGCATTTCAGGATTCTCAAAATTTGGGATCAGAAATCGAATTGGTTCAAGTCTTTTCAAGACAGGTTGCGAATGTATCGCAGTTACTTGATTACGGTAAAATCACGGATGATTGGAATGCTTTGACAGAAGCTGATTTGTGTATCATAGCCGTTTCAGATGATTCGATTGCCGATGTTTCATCAAAACTTCCGTTCAAAAATCGTTTGGTAGTCCATACTTCTGGTAGTGTTTCCTTGAATGCTTTGAATGATAATAATAGAAAAGGCGTTTTTTATCCCTTGCAAACATTCACTAAGAACAAAAAAGTAGATTTTAAAACAATTCCAATTTGTTTAGAAAGCGAAAACGCAACAGACTTTCAATTATTGGATAAAGTAGCCAAATCAATTTCTGATAAAGTTTTCGCAATCAATTCAGAACAACGCAAAGCATTGCACGTTGCGGCAGTTTTTGTCAATAATTTCACCAATCATTTATACCAAATAGGAAGTGAAATTTGCCAGGAAAATCAAGTTCCATTTGAAATTCTTAAACCTCTTATTGCCGAAACTGCCCAGAAAATAATGATCCTTTCGCCCGAAGATGCGCAAACAGGACCGGCAAAACGCAATGATAGAGCTACTATCGAAGCGCATGAAGCCTTTTTATTGAACGAAAATCATCTAAAAATTTATAAAACACTAACACAATCAATACAGCATAATGGCAAAAAGTTATAA
- a CDS encoding Maf-like protein: MLKNKLKKYNLILASGSPRRQQFFKDLDLDFEIKLKEIEEIYPPELKASAITDYLAELKASAFEGELQPGDILITSDTIVWHNDKALGKPKDQQDAFEILKSLSNTTHEVITSVCFKTASETTVLNELTKVTFNELSDEAIQYYLENYKPYDKAGAYGIQEWIGFIGVSKIEGSYANVMGMPTDKVYEYFCKLA; this comes from the coding sequence ATGCTTAAAAATAAATTAAAAAAATACAACTTGATCCTAGCTTCAGGTTCTCCAAGACGCCAACAATTTTTCAAAGATTTAGATTTAGACTTTGAAATTAAGTTAAAAGAAATTGAAGAAATTTACCCTCCTGAATTAAAAGCGTCAGCAATAACTGATTATTTGGCTGAATTAAAAGCCAGCGCTTTTGAAGGAGAATTACAACCCGGCGACATCCTAATAACCAGTGATACTATTGTTTGGCACAATGACAAAGCTTTGGGCAAACCAAAAGATCAACAGGATGCTTTTGAAATCCTAAAATCATTATCGAATACTACCCATGAAGTGATTACCTCTGTTTGTTTCAAAACCGCTTCAGAAACCACTGTTCTTAATGAACTGACGAAAGTTACTTTTAATGAATTAAGCGACGAAGCGATTCAATATTATCTTGAAAATTACAAACCGTATGACAAAGCAGGAGCTTATGGAATTCAGGAATGGATTGGTTTTATAGGTGTTTCAAAAATTGAAGGTTCTTATGCTAATGTTATGGGTATGCCAACTGATAAAGTTTATGAATATTTTTGTAAATTAGCATAA
- a CDS encoding SDR family oxidoreductase, protein MKKVNVIVVIGAGSIGQAIARRVGAGNHILLADIHQKNSDAAAKVLNDAGFKVSTAVVDISSRASVQALVAIATAMGSVTGLIHAAGVSPSQASPSTIILVDLYGTALILEEFGNVIADGGSGVVIASQSGHRLPSLTPEQDKALATTPAEELLSLPFLHSDAIDSSLFAYQLSKKGNSLRVKAEAVRWGKRGARINTISPGIIITPLANEELNGPRGETYRKMLEISPAGRAGTPDEVGVIGALLMGREGAFITGSDFLMDGGVTSAYWYGELNS, encoded by the coding sequence ATGAAAAAAGTAAACGTAATTGTAGTAATCGGTGCAGGATCTATAGGTCAAGCTATTGCTCGCCGTGTAGGTGCAGGAAATCATATTTTACTTGCCGATATTCATCAGAAAAACAGTGATGCAGCCGCAAAAGTTCTAAATGATGCAGGTTTTAAAGTAAGCACTGCTGTTGTCGATATTTCCTCAAGGGCTTCGGTTCAGGCGCTTGTAGCAATAGCCACAGCAATGGGAAGCGTAACAGGATTGATTCACGCTGCAGGCGTTTCGCCATCACAAGCATCACCATCCACTATAATTCTGGTTGATTTATATGGAACAGCATTAATCTTGGAAGAATTTGGTAATGTCATTGCCGATGGTGGCTCAGGTGTTGTTATTGCATCGCAATCTGGACATCGATTGCCATCCTTAACACCCGAACAAGATAAAGCACTGGCAACCACACCAGCAGAAGAATTGCTTTCACTTCCATTTTTACATTCAGATGCTATAGACAGTTCATTATTTGCCTATCAATTATCCAAAAAAGGGAATTCATTACGAGTAAAGGCCGAAGCAGTACGTTGGGGAAAACGAGGAGCCCGTATCAATACTATCAGTCCGGGAATTATCATCACGCCTCTTGCTAATGAAGAATTGAATGGCCCCCGCGGAGAAACATACCGCAAAATGCTAGAAATTTCTCCTGCTGGAAGAGCTGGAACTCCTGACGAGGTGGGCGTGATTGGCGCTTTGTTGATGGGAAGAGAGGGTGCTTTTATCACCGGAAGCGATTTCTTGATGGATGGTGGTGTAACATCTGCCTATTGGTATGGTGAATTGAATAGCTGA
- a CDS encoding AraC family transcriptional regulator: protein MDSIIKVEKISQYNALKDIETKHPLISVFDNTNTKNLPNHCKMHFGFYAIFLKAGNCGELKYGRNTYDYDDGTLVFISPGQVIEINNEDNYQPTGLALLFHPDLIKGTALGKQMSQYSFFSYDSNEALHLSLKEQQIIKDLFSKLEYELDQSIDKHSKSIMTNNIELLLNYCIRFYDRQFITRENINTDILSKFENLLNDYFLSDTTQDLGLPSVGYFADRLHLSPNYFGDLIKKETGKSAQEHMQLKLIDVAKEKIFDPEKSISQIAFELGFKYPQHFNRMFKKSTGFTPNEYRMMN, encoded by the coding sequence ATGGATTCCATTATTAAAGTTGAAAAAATTTCTCAATATAATGCATTAAAGGATATTGAAACAAAACATCCATTGATTAGTGTTTTTGATAATACAAATACCAAAAACTTACCTAATCATTGCAAAATGCATTTTGGTTTTTATGCAATTTTTTTAAAAGCTGGGAATTGTGGTGAATTGAAATATGGTAGAAATACTTATGATTATGATGATGGAACACTGGTTTTTATTAGCCCAGGACAAGTTATTGAAATCAATAATGAAGATAATTATCAACCTACTGGTTTAGCATTACTTTTTCATCCTGATTTAATAAAAGGAACTGCTCTTGGTAAACAGATGAGTCAATATTCATTTTTTTCGTATGATTCAAATGAAGCATTGCATTTGTCTTTGAAAGAGCAACAAATCATTAAAGATTTATTTAGCAAATTGGAGTATGAATTGGATCAGTCTATTGATAAACACAGCAAAAGTATTATGACTAATAATATCGAATTACTATTAAATTATTGTATTCGATTTTATGATAGGCAATTTATCACCAGAGAAAATATAAACACGGATATTCTATCCAAATTTGAAAACTTATTGAATGATTATTTCCTGTCAGATACCACCCAAGATTTAGGGTTGCCTTCTGTTGGATATTTTGCGGATCGTTTGCATCTTTCTCCAAACTATTTTGGGGATTTAATTAAAAAAGAGACGGGAAAATCAGCACAGGAACACATGCAATTAAAATTAATTGATGTTGCCAAGGAAAAGATTTTCGATCCTGAAAAATCAATTAGTCAGATCGCTTTTGAACTTGGTTTTAAATACCCTCAGCATTTTAATCGCATGTTTAAAAAGAGTACTGGCTTTACGCCAAATGAATATAGGATGATGAATTGA
- a CDS encoding AI-2E family transporter, with product MNEIIKLPFYAKFALVLLSLISITYIFYIGQDVLIPILMSFLFAILLGPIVLFFKNKLRFPHVLAVMITVLFFVLVIVGILIFLSFQISTITDDFDKIEKNFNIHFDHIQHFVKENFQISSREQNKYLDSATKDSMEKGKEIIGTTLLSFTDTLLNLILIPIYIFLILLYRTHFMLFFAKLVRKEYHTQLKDILNQIKVAVKSYIIGLILEMIVVSILTTLGFMLIGLKYAILLGIITGILNLIPYIGILFAGVLSIVASLTGTPDLSIMLGVVVVNIVVQLIDNNILVPMIVSSKVEINAFVSIIGIIIGGAIAGISGMFLAIPLLAILKAIFDRIESLEPWGYLMGDHLPKTYTWRNIKLPLFDSDSSTETIIIKTDIAVPVFTETTTETTTESDINRTEN from the coding sequence ATGAACGAAATCATAAAACTACCTTTCTATGCAAAGTTTGCATTAGTTTTATTAAGTTTAATAAGTATCACTTATATTTTTTACATTGGTCAAGACGTATTAATTCCTATATTAATGTCGTTTTTGTTTGCCATATTATTAGGTCCCATAGTGCTGTTTTTTAAAAATAAATTACGGTTCCCCCATGTTTTGGCAGTAATGATTACTGTACTTTTTTTTGTATTGGTGATTGTAGGTATCCTTATATTCTTATCTTTTCAAATAAGTACTATCACAGATGATTTTGACAAAATAGAAAAGAATTTCAATATTCATTTCGATCATATTCAGCATTTTGTAAAAGAGAATTTTCAAATAAGCTCCAGAGAACAAAATAAATATCTTGACAGCGCCACTAAGGACTCGATGGAAAAAGGGAAGGAAATAATTGGTACTACTTTATTATCCTTTACCGACACATTACTAAATTTAATTCTGATTCCTATATATATCTTTTTAATTCTTTTATACCGAACTCATTTCATGTTATTTTTCGCTAAACTCGTTAGAAAAGAATATCATACACAACTGAAAGATATTTTAAATCAAATTAAAGTAGCAGTAAAAAGCTACATCATTGGTTTAATTCTCGAAATGATTGTCGTTTCTATATTAACAACTTTAGGGTTTATGTTAATTGGACTTAAATATGCTATCCTATTAGGAATTATTACTGGTATTCTTAATCTCATTCCCTATATAGGAATTCTTTTTGCAGGAGTATTGAGTATTGTAGCTTCTCTGACAGGTACACCGGATTTATCTATTATGCTTGGTGTTGTTGTAGTAAATATAGTTGTTCAATTGATAGACAATAATATACTTGTTCCTATGATTGTGAGTTCTAAAGTTGAAATAAATGCTTTTGTTTCGATAATTGGAATTATTATTGGAGGCGCAATTGCTGGAATTTCAGGAATGTTTTTAGCCATACCGCTATTAGCGATTTTAAAAGCAATTTTTGACAGAATTGAATCCTTAGAACCTTGGGGCTATTTAATGGGGGATCATTTACCCAAAACCTATACGTGGCGCAATATAAAATTACCACTTTTTGATTCAGATTCATCAACAGAAACAATCATAATTAAAACAGATATTGCAGTTCCGGTATTTACGGAAACAACCACAGAAACAACTACAGAATCTGATATAAATCGGACTGAAAACTAG
- a CDS encoding AraC family transcriptional regulator translates to MENKTIRSVSEFNTELKLKGFNVFEIESDGNATRTYSRKDFYKICLTTGKSIIHYADKSFDAEGTVLFFGNPHIPYSWETISTSYVGYTCLFSEAFLKSDRSESLQNSPFFKIDGTPILQITEQQREFLNTLFKKILEEQQTDYVYKDELIRNYINLIIHEALKLQPLQNFDQHKNASSRVASVFLELLERQFPIESNENPLLLKTAQDYSNALCLHVNYLNRAIKSVTGKSTTTHISERIISEAKALLQHTDWNISEIAYALGFEYPTYFNNFFKKNTGTNPKNFRLESV, encoded by the coding sequence ATGGAAAACAAAACGATACGTTCGGTTTCAGAATTCAATACTGAATTAAAGCTAAAGGGATTTAATGTATTCGAAATCGAAAGTGATGGTAATGCAACACGCACTTACAGCAGAAAGGACTTTTATAAAATTTGCCTGACTACTGGAAAGAGCATCATTCATTATGCAGACAAAAGTTTTGATGCCGAGGGAACCGTTTTGTTTTTTGGTAACCCCCATATTCCTTATTCTTGGGAAACTATATCTACCAGTTATGTAGGTTACACTTGTTTATTTTCGGAAGCGTTTTTAAAATCAGATCGTTCCGAAAGTTTGCAAAACTCCCCTTTCTTTAAGATTGACGGTACGCCTATTTTACAAATAACCGAGCAGCAGCGAGAGTTTTTGAACACGTTATTCAAGAAAATACTGGAAGAACAACAAACTGATTATGTTTATAAAGACGAACTAATCCGTAACTATATTAATTTAATAATTCACGAGGCTCTGAAGCTACAGCCTTTGCAAAATTTTGACCAACACAAAAATGCTTCGTCCAGAGTTGCTTCAGTATTTTTGGAACTTTTGGAAAGGCAATTTCCAATTGAATCCAATGAAAACCCACTATTGTTAAAAACAGCACAAGATTATTCAAATGCGCTATGTCTTCACGTTAATTATCTGAATCGTGCCATAAAAAGTGTTACCGGAAAATCTACCACTACTCATATTTCTGAACGTATTATTAGCGAAGCCAAAGCACTTTTACAACATACCGATTGGAATATTTCTGAAATTGCTTATGCCCTTGGCTTTGAATACCCAACCTATTTCAACAATTTTTTCAAGAAGAACACTGGGACAAATCCTAAAAATTTCCGTTTAGAATCGGTTTGA